In Chlamydia felis Fe/C-56, a single window of DNA contains:
- a CDS encoding tyrosine-type recombinase/integrase, with amino-acid sequence MSGLSHYHKSRLCLTVLEAANVWLATLSPITRKNYASGIKFLVSNNILDGSMKLESLVCFDHCDALNKIKSLTSTCSGKPISEASKQARAACYISFTKFLYRLTKGIIKQASPSRDFGNSTFYKIRDKVKTEFISKQEWLLFFDALKRISFRDYLIGKLIIQGVRKLNEVISLRTEDLSFAQNLVTFKVKKRQNRFQEVKVNYPSFLMQELRDYLGNREGWVFVSGEGQQVAINQVYYYFKLAESDINSPIKVTPHVLRASALAYLKKMGFADQEIMRVSCLSSTQMLSAYDTGNIDNITSQLPLIF; translated from the coding sequence ATGAGTGGTTTGAGTCACTACCATAAGAGTAGATTATGTCTGACAGTACTAGAAGCTGCTAATGTATGGTTGGCAACTTTATCTCCAATCACCAGAAAGAATTATGCTTCGGGGATCAAATTCCTGGTTTCTAATAATATACTAGATGGTTCTATGAAGCTGGAAAGTTTAGTTTGTTTTGATCATTGTGATGCTTTGAACAAGATAAAATCCTTAACAAGTACTTGTTCAGGAAAGCCTATTTCTGAGGCTTCAAAACAAGCTAGGGCTGCCTGTTATATATCTTTTACCAAGTTTCTTTATAGGTTAACTAAAGGTATTATAAAACAAGCTAGTCCTTCTAGAGATTTTGGAAATTCCACATTTTATAAGATCAGAGATAAGGTGAAAACAGAGTTCATATCTAAGCAAGAGTGGCTGTTGTTTTTTGATGCCCTGAAAAGAATTAGCTTTAGAGATTACCTAATAGGGAAACTAATAATTCAAGGAGTTAGAAAATTAAATGAGGTAATTTCTCTTAGAACGGAAGATTTATCTTTTGCACAGAATCTGGTCACTTTCAAGGTAAAAAAGAGACAAAATAGGTTTCAGGAGGTTAAAGTAAACTATCCTAGTTTCTTAATGCAAGAATTGCGTGACTATCTTGGAAATAGAGAAGGCTGGGTTTTTGTTTCTGGAGAAGGACAACAGGTGGCCATTAATCAAGTTTATTACTATTTTAAGCTGGCAGAAAGTGATATTAATTCTCCAATTAAAGTTACACCTCATGTTCTTAGAGCCAGCGCTCTGGCTTATCTGAAAAAAATGGGATTTGCAGATCAAGAAATAATGAGAGTTTCTTGTTTGTCTTCAACTCAAATGTTATCTGCTTATGATACAGGTAATATAGATAACATTACTTCTCAGTTGCCTTTGATATTTTAA